The Williamsoniiplasma somnilux genome includes a window with the following:
- the rpmG gene encoding 50S ribosomal protein L33 has product MREKIILRCTICKNENYIGKNDKKKEKIEASKYCANCNKHEIHKQKK; this is encoded by the coding sequence ATGCGCGAAAAAATTATTTTAAGATGTACAATATGTAAGAACGAAAACTACATCGGTAAAAACGATAAGAAAAAAGAAAAAATTGAAGCTTCAAAATATTGTGCAAATTGTAACAAGCATGAAATTCACAAACAAAAAAAATAG
- a CDS encoding M24 family metallopeptidase, whose translation MNKMDIIKKLLEQNKADAIILHSPENRYWFSRFHSSMGYLIITKKQSYLFLDGRYITAAKNQKDLQNIDHIKHFGKSVWEEMNNVLKNENIQNIAFESDWIIYKQYLGFKNAFINQKLIPVDCSGMRMVKDQWEIEQIQKACDITDQVFQTVLKFVKPGITEKELARFVSDQFFAFGADKLSFDTIIASGINGSMPHAVPTDKKLALGELITLDMGCFYNGYCSDQTRTFALGEIKDAKLLDIYNTVFEAQSLGISLVKAGQNAGFIHNEVAKFIAQKGYEGYFDHGLGHGIGVEIHEEPYENAISKSILTKNMTITVEPGIYIPGVGGVRIEDDILVTENGYEMLTSSPRKLIIVK comes from the coding sequence ATGAATAAAATGGACATAATCAAAAAATTGCTAGAACAAAACAAAGCTGATGCTATTATTTTACATTCTCCAGAAAATAGATATTGATTTTCACGTTTCCATTCATCGATGGGATATTTGATTATTACTAAAAAACAAAGTTATTTATTCTTAGATGGCCGATATATAACTGCTGCTAAAAACCAAAAAGATTTGCAAAATATTGATCACATTAAACATTTTGGTAAAAGCGTTTGAGAAGAAATGAACAATGTTTTAAAAAATGAAAATATTCAAAACATTGCATTTGAATCTGATTGGATAATTTATAAACAATATTTAGGATTTAAAAATGCGTTTATAAACCAAAAACTAATTCCTGTTGATTGTTCAGGAATGAGAATGGTTAAAGATCAATGAGAAATTGAACAAATTCAAAAAGCTTGCGACATTACTGATCAAGTTTTTCAAACAGTTTTAAAATTTGTAAAACCAGGAATAACTGAAAAAGAACTTGCACGCTTTGTTAGTGATCAATTTTTTGCTTTCGGAGCAGATAAGTTGAGTTTTGATACAATTATTGCTTCAGGAATTAATGGAAGTATGCCACACGCTGTTCCTACTGATAAAAAATTAGCATTAGGAGAGTTGATAACTTTAGATATGGGATGTTTTTACAATGGATATTGTTCAGACCAAACAAGAACTTTTGCGCTTGGAGAAATTAAAGATGCTAAGTTATTAGATATTTACAACACTGTTTTTGAAGCTCAAAGTTTGGGGATATCTTTAGTAAAAGCTGGTCAAAACGCTGGTTTCATTCACAATGAAGTTGCTAAATTTATTGCTCAAAAAGGTTATGAAGGTTATTTCGATCATGGTTTAGGTCACGGTATTGGTGTAGAAATTCATGAAGAACCTTATGAAAACGCTATTTCAAAATCAATTTTAACTAAAAATATGACAATTACTGTAGAGCCAGGAATTTACATTCCTGGAGTTGGTGGTGTAAGAATCGAAGATGATATTTTGGTAACTGAAAACGGTTATGAAATGTTGACTTCTTCACCAAGGAAACTGATTATTGTCAAATAA
- a CDS encoding phosphatidate cytidylyltransferase — MTKIKVNETLHSKKFLNDLTIRLISTSVMLLLLITYVGLSILYTEGIRHNLQINVAVPHYIFVVASMALLTSMVYELIRAIGIKEWYVVIPIIGMALILFYFPISGDLDLLIYKDLKVNEWYKWWQSLILVILIALSTIVFTKFSKAEFSYRKSLILTVVMLLVVFGMKGFNYISLSMNGDIPKYSFSTVIWIWIVIILTDSFAYLGGTMFGKTKLAPSISPKKSVEGAVIGSIVALIIGSLIAILPFYLTDNAAYGPFSVPFYNLKTNIGDWIPGIFLFLLTFVISILAHVGDLFFSAIKRYVNIKDYSKLIPGHGGVLDRLDSFVFVFFFMFLITMFIK; from the coding sequence ATGACTAAAATTAAAGTAAATGAAACTCTCCATTCTAAAAAATTTTTAAATGATTTAACAATTAGATTAATTAGTACTTCTGTAATGTTGCTATTGTTAATAACATACGTTGGTTTATCAATTCTTTATACAGAAGGTATTAGACATAATTTACAAATTAATGTTGCTGTCCCTCATTACATCTTTGTTGTTGCTTCAATGGCATTATTAACATCTATGGTGTATGAATTAATTAGAGCGATAGGAATTAAGGAATGATATGTAGTTATTCCAATAATTGGTATGGCATTAATTTTATTTTATTTTCCTATTTCAGGTGATTTAGATCTTTTAATTTACAAAGATTTAAAAGTGAATGAATGATATAAATGATGACAATCTTTAATTCTTGTTATATTAATTGCTTTGTCAACAATTGTTTTTACTAAATTTTCTAAAGCTGAATTTTCATATCGTAAAAGTTTAATATTGACAGTAGTTATGCTCTTAGTAGTTTTTGGGATGAAGGGATTTAATTATATTTCACTTTCAATGAATGGTGATATTCCCAAATACTCTTTCTCAACAGTTATTTGAATTTGAATAGTAATTATTTTAACTGATTCTTTCGCTTACTTAGGAGGAACAATGTTTGGAAAAACCAAGTTAGCTCCAAGCATCAGTCCTAAAAAATCAGTTGAAGGTGCAGTAATAGGTTCTATTGTTGCTCTGATTATAGGTTCTTTGATAGCAATACTGCCCTTTTATTTAACTGATAATGCTGCTTATGGTCCTTTTTCTGTACCGTTTTATAATTTAAAAACAAATATTGGTGATTGAATTCCCGGAATTTTCTTGTTCTTATTAACTTTTGTTATTAGTATTTTGGCTCATGTTGGAGATTTATTTTTTAGTGCAATTAAGCGTTATGTAAATATTAAAGATTACTCTAAACTAATTCCTGGACATGGTGGAGTTCTGGATCGTTTAGACTCATTTGTTTTTGTCTTTTTCTTTATGTTTTTAATAACAATGTTTATTAAGTAG
- a CDS encoding PolC-type DNA polymerase III, with protein sequence MKKEIKNIFQNFNIQIDEEDLVFFDDMEIVDELIVSQEKRKCYLKLATPNFLPIRFIKILNEGFANNQNLKTKITIDVKYQMLDEELVHDYIDFIKKFKSQKKGGAWNFIDNTKIHLSIDEGIIKLNVDSNSQKNDLEKELSYLKAKMQQYGFKNLQYTVDVIDSGEDELFKKELHYQQLLEQQVAINSKTELQVQEKRTSYTPHPNNNFRRTTKMDEPSYEKLIDIEDDAQNIVIHAMIMNLEVKNSKTGRKIYSFAVTDNTSSIKATYFGKDQGMCLLDPLTEDEKNADNAKEMFEERIKVGDWIALKGKTGFNQYEGETTFTVDSFQKIERKIATREDHAPIKRVELHNHTKMSVMDGVSHVKDYIKRADSWNWNAIAITDHTNVQSFPDAFLAIKEVNKKRKEKDQNPLKLIYGCELTMLLDELWYVKNPKGKKLRESKFVIFDLETTGLSPEFDEIIEFGAVIYDYKTGNRVRKDILIKPKTVLKTFTKELTHISDEMLEDKPGIEIAFKEIYEIIKDAILVAHNANFDFNFLQSFAKKLGYPELTNTVVDTLSIARAMYPKLKNFRLGTVAKKTGIIYDEKIAHRADYDADILTDVYEHMWHDAKMNIELNTDEDWNKVHVENKAENMNFVRTRGFHTTVIAKNQIGLKDLYKIISHTHTESMLGSPKIFQSKLTEFRNNDNILIGTSCVNGEIFDLARTNTYDVLKEKIKFYDYVEIQPLSVFKNLLQNDTLDEFELKRTIKIIIKAAKENNKLIVASSDAHYVDPELKLIREIYINAKGLGGENHPLFDFKNRVKDFPEQHLRTTSEMLEEFSWLEDEEFVNEIVIKNSNLIAEMVDNDIQALKTGTYDPKIDNVNELLRNKCYEKAHQLYGESLPKIVFDRLERELNSITKHGFGVIYWISHKLVEKSLTDGYLVGSRGSVGSSFVATMSSITEVNPLKAHYLCPNCKFSDFDTDPQFRCGYDLPKRKCPECDNPLIGEGHDIPFETFLGFDGDKVPDIDLNFSGEYQPIAHNFTKQMFGQNNAFRAGTISTVANKTAFGYVRGYFESHFDYGNQPRKVEIERIAGLAEGVKRTTGQHPGGIIILPQEFEIEDFTPVNYPADKPDSTWKTTHFDFSSIHDNLLKMDILGHVDPTALKMLKDLTGVDPITIPTNDEKVYSLFGGLDVLGIKPEDINNETTGALGIPEFGTQFVRSMLKETKPKTFADLVQISGLSHGTDVWINNAQTLISQNLASISTVIGCRDDIMVYLMNMGLEPGDAFAIMESVRKGKGLKNNWINLMKSKNVPDWYIDSCLKIKYMFPKAHATAYVLMAYRVAWYKVHYPIEYYTTYFTTRSDFFDLEVTLKGYDAILQKLNEHQTKVNQKIATAKEIGLMTTYEVQLEMLSRGIKIKNIDFNKSLGNKFLIEIDGKTGQKVIYPPFVVIDSLGEAGQQSIINARSVKQFSSLSDLKTRTQVTQTQLKTFENLGITDSLSNDEQLTFEF encoded by the coding sequence ATGAAAAAAGAAATAAAAAATATATTTCAAAATTTTAATATCCAAATTGATGAGGAAGATTTGGTTTTTTTTGATGACATGGAAATTGTTGATGAATTAATAGTTTCTCAAGAAAAAAGAAAATGTTATTTAAAATTGGCCACACCAAATTTTTTACCAATTAGATTTATAAAAATTTTGAACGAAGGTTTTGCGAATAATCAAAATTTAAAAACTAAAATAACAATTGATGTTAAATATCAAATGTTAGATGAAGAATTAGTTCATGACTACATAGATTTTATTAAAAAATTTAAATCGCAAAAAAAAGGTGGGGCCTGAAATTTTATTGATAATACTAAAATACATTTAAGTATTGATGAAGGAATAATCAAACTAAATGTTGATTCTAATTCTCAAAAAAATGATTTAGAAAAAGAGTTAAGTTATTTGAAAGCAAAAATGCAACAATATGGTTTTAAAAATTTACAATACACAGTTGATGTTATTGATAGCGGCGAAGATGAATTGTTCAAAAAAGAACTGCATTATCAACAACTATTAGAACAACAAGTTGCAATTAATAGTAAAACTGAATTGCAAGTGCAAGAAAAAAGAACTTCTTACACCCCACATCCAAACAATAATTTTAGAAGAACAACAAAAATGGATGAACCTTCTTATGAAAAATTAATAGATATTGAAGATGATGCTCAAAATATTGTTATTCATGCAATGATTATGAATTTAGAAGTTAAAAATTCTAAAACAGGAAGAAAAATTTATTCTTTTGCAGTTACTGATAATACTTCTTCTATTAAAGCTACTTATTTTGGTAAAGATCAAGGTATGTGTTTGTTAGACCCTTTGACAGAAGACGAAAAAAATGCTGATAATGCTAAAGAAATGTTTGAAGAAAGAATTAAAGTTGGTGATTGAATCGCTTTAAAAGGAAAAACAGGTTTTAACCAATATGAAGGTGAAACCACTTTTACTGTTGATAGTTTTCAAAAAATCGAACGCAAGATTGCAACTAGAGAAGATCATGCACCTATTAAAAGAGTTGAATTGCATAATCATACCAAAATGTCTGTTATGGATGGAGTTAGTCATGTTAAAGACTATATTAAAAGAGCAGATTCTTGAAACTGAAATGCAATTGCAATAACTGATCATACTAATGTTCAATCTTTTCCTGATGCTTTTTTAGCTATTAAAGAAGTTAATAAAAAACGTAAAGAAAAAGATCAAAATCCTTTAAAGTTAATCTATGGTTGTGAATTAACAATGCTTCTTGATGAACTTTGATATGTAAAAAACCCCAAAGGCAAAAAATTACGTGAATCGAAATTTGTAATTTTCGACTTAGAAACAACGGGATTATCACCAGAATTTGATGAAATTATTGAATTTGGAGCTGTAATTTATGATTACAAAACCGGAAATAGAGTTAGAAAAGATATTTTAATAAAACCTAAAACTGTTTTAAAGACTTTCACAAAAGAATTAACTCATATTAGCGATGAAATGTTGGAAGATAAACCAGGCATAGAAATTGCTTTTAAAGAAATTTATGAAATTATTAAAGATGCTATCTTAGTTGCTCACAATGCTAATTTTGACTTTAATTTTTTACAATCGTTTGCTAAAAAATTAGGTTACCCCGAGCTAACAAATACAGTAGTTGACACACTGTCAATTGCTCGTGCAATGTATCCAAAATTAAAAAACTTTAGATTAGGAACTGTTGCTAAAAAAACGGGAATTATTTATGATGAGAAAATTGCTCACCGTGCTGATTATGATGCGGATATTTTAACTGACGTTTATGAACATATGTGACATGATGCTAAAATGAATATAGAATTAAATACTGATGAAGATTGAAATAAAGTTCATGTTGAAAACAAAGCTGAAAACATGAATTTCGTAAGAACAAGAGGATTTCACACAACCGTTATAGCTAAAAACCAAATAGGTTTGAAAGATTTATATAAAATAATTTCTCATACACACACAGAATCGATGTTAGGTAGTCCAAAAATATTTCAAAGTAAATTAACTGAGTTCAGAAATAACGATAATATTCTTATCGGCACATCTTGTGTTAATGGTGAAATTTTTGATTTAGCAAGAACTAATACATATGACGTATTGAAAGAAAAAATTAAGTTTTATGATTATGTGGAAATTCAACCGCTAAGTGTTTTTAAAAATTTATTACAAAATGATACATTAGATGAATTTGAACTTAAACGTACAATCAAAATTATTATTAAAGCAGCTAAGGAAAACAACAAATTAATTGTAGCTTCTAGTGATGCTCATTATGTTGATCCTGAATTAAAATTAATTCGTGAAATTTATATAAATGCTAAAGGTCTGGGGGGAGAAAATCACCCTTTATTCGACTTTAAAAATCGTGTTAAAGACTTTCCAGAACAACATTTAAGAACAACATCAGAAATGCTTGAAGAATTTTCGTGACTAGAAGATGAAGAATTCGTTAATGAAATAGTGATTAAAAATAGTAATTTAATTGCTGAAATGGTTGATAATGATATTCAAGCCCTTAAAACTGGTACTTATGACCCTAAAATTGATAATGTTAATGAATTATTAAGAAATAAATGTTATGAAAAAGCACATCAATTATATGGTGAATCTTTACCTAAGATTGTTTTTGATCGTCTTGAAAGAGAACTTAATTCAATAACTAAACATGGATTTGGAGTTATTTATTGAATTTCTCATAAATTAGTTGAAAAATCATTAACTGATGGTTATTTAGTAGGTTCCCGTGGTTCAGTCGGTTCTTCATTTGTTGCAACTATGTCAAGCATCACTGAGGTTAATCCTCTTAAAGCCCATTATTTATGCCCTAATTGCAAATTTTCAGATTTTGATACTGATCCACAATTTCGATGTGGCTATGATTTACCAAAAAGAAAATGTCCAGAATGTGATAACCCTTTAATTGGTGAAGGTCATGATATTCCTTTTGAAACTTTTTTAGGTTTTGATGGGGATAAAGTTCCAGATATCGATCTAAATTTTTCAGGAGAATACCAACCAATCGCGCACAATTTTACTAAACAAATGTTTGGGCAAAATAATGCGTTTAGAGCAGGAACAATTAGTACCGTTGCTAATAAAACAGCTTTTGGATATGTTAGAGGATATTTTGAATCTCATTTTGACTATGGTAATCAACCAAGGAAAGTCGAAATTGAAAGAATTGCTGGTTTGGCTGAAGGAGTTAAAAGAACAACTGGTCAGCACCCAGGGGGAATTATTATTCTACCTCAAGAATTTGAAATTGAAGATTTTACTCCAGTTAATTACCCAGCTGATAAACCTGATAGTACATGAAAAACCACCCATTTTGATTTTTCGTCAATTCACGATAACTTACTTAAAATGGATATTTTAGGACATGTAGATCCTACCGCTTTAAAAATGTTAAAAGATTTAACAGGAGTAGATCCAATTACAATCCCAACCAATGATGAAAAAGTTTATTCTTTATTTGGTGGATTAGATGTTTTGGGAATTAAACCTGAAGATATAAACAATGAAACAACAGGGGCTTTAGGTATTCCTGAATTTGGGACTCAATTTGTTAGATCTATGTTAAAAGAAACTAAGCCAAAAACATTTGCAGATTTAGTTCAAATTTCTGGTCTTTCGCATGGGACTGATGTATGAATCAACAATGCACAAACATTAATTTCACAAAACCTTGCATCAATTTCTACTGTCATCGGATGTAGAGATGATATTATGGTTTATTTAATGAATATGGGACTAGAACCTGGTGATGCTTTTGCGATTATGGAATCAGTGCGTAAAGGTAAAGGTTTAAAAAATAATTGAATTAATCTTATGAAATCAAAAAATGTTCCTGATTGATATATTGATTCATGTTTAAAAATTAAATATATGTTTCCCAAAGCACATGCTACTGCTTACGTACTTATGGCTTATCGTGTAGCTTGATATAAAGTACATTATCCAATTGAATACTACACAACATACTTTACTACTAGATCTGATTTTTTTGACTTGGAAGTAACTTTAAAAGGTTATGATGCAATTTTGCAAAAATTAAATGAACATCAAACTAAAGTGAATCAAAAAATTGCTACAGCCAAAGAAATTGGGTTAATGACAACTTATGAAGTACAATTAGAAATGTTGTCAAGAGGAATAAAGATTAAAAATATCGATTTTAACAAATCGCTTGGAAATAAATTTTTAATTGAAATAGATGGAAAAACAGGGCAAAAAGTTATTTATCCTCCTTTTGTTGTAATTGATTCATTAGGTGAAGCCGGTCAACAATCAATTATTAACGCAAGAAGTGTTAAGCAATTTTCTTCGCTTTCGGATTTGAAAACTCGTACTCAAGTTACTCAAACTCAATTAAAAACTTTTGAAAATTTAGGAATTACTGATTCTTTATCTAATGATGAACAGTTAACATTTGAATTTTAA
- a CDS encoding nitroreductase family protein, with protein sequence MNNQKNSYVFELVRNRRATKRMKSGFTITDEQLRLITESIRWTSMSYGVWCYRIIVVPRGQLRDELAPVWYNQPSFINSSHVIIFLHDKENKIRNKTMNNSFNKAIPDSAIEIRDVMKNAVLNNWATNNVNPDEWSAKQTYIALGTAMIAVADLGLDSSPYEGFDRNAVEAILEKHNLINRQEESVSVAIGIGKADLDDNMVHFFEKERMDEDKFTTIIKK encoded by the coding sequence ATGAATAATCAAAAAAACAGTTATGTTTTTGAATTGGTAAGAAATAGACGTGCAACCAAAAGAATGAAATCTGGTTTCACTATAACAGATGAGCAACTAAGATTGATCACTGAATCGATTCGTTGAACATCAATGAGTTACGGAGTATGATGTTATCGTATTATTGTAGTTCCTAGAGGACAATTAAGAGATGAATTAGCTCCAGTTTGATATAATCAACCATCATTTATTAATTCATCACACGTTATTATTTTTTTACACGACAAAGAAAATAAAATCAGAAATAAAACAATGAATAATTCGTTTAACAAAGCAATACCAGATTCAGCAATCGAAATTAGAGATGTTATGAAAAATGCTGTTTTAAATAACTGAGCAACCAATAATGTTAACCCTGATGAATGATCAGCTAAACAAACTTATATCGCTTTAGGGACAGCAATGATTGCAGTAGCAGATTTAGGTTTAGATTCATCTCCTTATGAAGGTTTTGATCGTAACGCAGTTGAGGCTATTTTAGAAAAACACAATCTAATAAACCGTCAAGAAGAAAGTGTATCTGTTGCAATTGGAATTGGTAAAGCTGACCTAGATGACAACATGGTTCATTTCTTTGAAAAAGAAAGAATGGATGAGGACAAATTCACAACAATTATTAAAAAATAA
- a CDS encoding nitroreductase family protein, producing MSKNINELMVLRSSARAFAKELIINKQDVMDLIEAARMAPTSYGLQNFKIIHLPQSEFRESLNSLFYNQLNFITASDYFLFVADSGTKILNETIEKSVGDIMGDVTSEKSLNFINNIKNSYEVRFGDNERLANEWSSKSAYIASGIVTVAAAEKDIDTCIMEGFDGKKLNELFWEKNLIQKDEFICLGMALGKIFEETKNKNHAKKIRKKLVDFYKEVK from the coding sequence ATGTCAAAAAATATTAACGAACTAATGGTATTAAGAAGCTCGGCTAGAGCATTCGCAAAAGAGTTGATTATAAATAAGCAAGATGTTATGGACTTAATTGAAGCAGCAAGAATGGCCCCAACATCATATGGATTACAAAATTTCAAAATTATTCATTTGCCACAATCAGAATTTAGAGAGTCATTAAACTCACTTTTTTATAACCAACTTAATTTTATTACAGCATCAGATTATTTTTTATTTGTTGCTGATAGCGGAACAAAAATTTTAAATGAAACAATTGAGAAATCTGTTGGTGATATTATGGGTGATGTTACAAGTGAAAAATCTTTAAATTTTATTAATAATATTAAAAATAGTTATGAAGTAAGATTTGGTGATAATGAACGTCTGGCTAATGAATGATCTTCAAAATCAGCATACATTGCCTCAGGAATAGTAACTGTTGCTGCAGCTGAAAAAGACATTGATACTTGTATCATGGAAGGATTTGATGGTAAAAAACTAAATGAATTATTTTGAGAAAAAAATTTAATTCAAAAAGATGAATTTATTTGTTTAGGTATGGCCCTAGGAAAAATATTTGAAGAAACTAAAAATAAAAATCATGCTAAAAAAATTAGAAAAAAATTAGTTGACTTTTATAAAGAAGTTAAATAA
- a CDS encoding PTS mannitol transporter subunit IICB — protein MKEIQKELNKNLSHKQQMKLFFLNNFNGKVMMRRSQKFGGWLSAMIMPIIGVIIGWGLLTAFFIPTGWTPVAQINDYVVGPMIAYLIPILIGFHAGKIVHGNRGGIMAAFVVFGVIAGNKYNPGWWDGAAASPQFLGAMIVGPIAAGVLKGFDKLIEGKIRQGFEMLVNNFSMGIIGAALALGAFYGMPWVINGISYLFMLIVGGLVNNNIIFLAAIIVEPAKILFLNNAINHGIFTTLGIPEAAEAGKSILFLLEANPGTGLGMMLAIMIFDKKLRGQAGGASIIQFFGGIHEVYFPFALMRPAFIIALIGGGLVGDAVFQIAGAGLVAPASPGSIIAIFAVAGANGAGNYAAIAGGIAASCVTSLIITSLIFIINRKKYAKQNQESLNVAKLQTVKLKGKESKVIKTDTVKNEINEMPKLIIFACEAGMGSSAMGAGLLRKKIKAAGLDIEVKNYPIKELPTNAEFVITQETLTNLAKQKVPNAIHRSISNFLDNEFYENIIVELKKKVK, from the coding sequence ATGAAAGAAATACAAAAAGAGTTAAACAAAAATCTAAGTCATAAACAGCAAATGAAGTTATTTTTCTTAAATAACTTTAATGGTAAAGTTATGATGCGCAGAAGTCAAAAATTTGGTGGATGATTAAGTGCGATGATTATGCCAATCATTGGTGTAATTATTGGTTGAGGTTTATTGACTGCATTCTTTATTCCAACTGGATGAACACCAGTTGCACAAATAAATGATTATGTAGTAGGACCGATGATTGCTTATCTAATTCCTATTTTAATAGGTTTCCATGCTGGAAAAATTGTTCACGGTAATCGTGGAGGAATTATGGCAGCCTTTGTTGTTTTCGGAGTAATAGCCGGAAACAAATATAACCCAGGTTGATGAGATGGTGCAGCTGCATCACCACAATTTTTAGGAGCAATGATCGTAGGACCGATTGCTGCTGGAGTTTTAAAAGGTTTTGATAAACTTATTGAAGGTAAAATTAGACAAGGTTTTGAAATGCTAGTAAACAACTTTTCAATGGGTATTATTGGAGCTGCTTTAGCATTAGGGGCTTTTTATGGAATGCCATGAGTTATTAACGGTATTTCATATTTATTTATGTTAATTGTGGGAGGACTTGTAAATAATAATATTATTTTCCTAGCCGCAATAATTGTTGAACCTGCAAAAATCTTATTCTTAAATAATGCTATTAATCATGGAATTTTTACGACTTTAGGAATTCCAGAAGCAGCTGAAGCAGGAAAATCAATCTTATTCTTATTAGAAGCTAACCCAGGAACAGGATTGGGAATGATGTTAGCAATTATGATTTTTGATAAAAAATTAAGAGGACAAGCGGGGGGGGCTTCAATTATTCAATTCTTTGGAGGAATTCATGAAGTTTACTTCCCATTCGCATTAATGAGACCTGCATTTATAATTGCCTTAATTGGTGGAGGTCTTGTTGGAGATGCTGTCTTCCAAATTGCTGGAGCCGGACTTGTTGCCCCAGCTAGCCCAGGATCAATCATTGCCATTTTCGCAGTAGCAGGTGCCAATGGTGCTGGAAACTATGCTGCAATTGCTGGAGGTATCGCTGCTTCTTGTGTTACTTCATTAATTATTACTTCATTAATTTTTATTATTAACAGAAAAAAATATGCAAAACAAAATCAAGAAAGTTTAAACGTAGCTAAATTACAAACGGTTAAATTAAAAGGAAAAGAATCAAAAGTAATTAAAACTGATACTGTAAAAAATGAAATCAACGAAATGCCAAAACTTATTATTTTTGCTTGTGAAGCAGGAATGGGAAGTTCAGCTATGGGAGCAGGTTTATTACGAAAGAAAATTAAAGCTGCAGGATTAGATATTGAAGTTAAAAATTATCCAATTAAGGAATTACCTACAAATGCTGAATTTGTCATTACTCAAGAAACATTAACAAATTTAGCCAAACAAAAAGTGCCAAACGCAATTCATAGAAGTATTAGTAATTTCTTAGATAATGAGTTTTATGAAAATATTATTGTAGAATTAAAGAAAAAAGTTAAGTAA